TCAAGCACGCCCACCAGGTCCGGGAGAAGACGGGGGCCGAAGTCTACAGCTTCTTCATGGACATGCGCACCTTCGGGAAGGCTTACGAGGAGTTTTACGAGCGCGTTCAGCGCGAGGGGATCACCATGGTCCGCGGCCGCGGGGCCGAGGTCTTCGTCCAGCCCGGCGGGAAGCTCCGGGTGAAGGGCGAGGACGCGAACCTGGGATGCGTGGTCACGGTAGACGCCGACCTGGTGATCCTCGCCACCGCCATCGAACCGCAGAAGGATGCCGACCGGGTGGCGTCGATGTTCGGCCTGGGCCGCACGCCGGACCGCTTCTTCGCCGAGGCCCACCCCAAGCTTCGCCCCGTGGAGACCAGCACCGCCGGGGTTTTCCTGGCGGGGACCTGCCAGGGTCCCCGGGACGTGCCCGACACCGTGGCCCACGGCGGCGCCGCGGCGCTGGAGGCCGTTCGCCTGTTCAACCAGGGGGAGGTCACCATCTCGCCCACCGTGGCCGTGGTGGAGCCCAAAGCCTGCGTGGGGTGCGGGGACTGCATCCTGGCCTGCCCCTACACCGCCATTTCCCGGTCCGACGAGGGCAAGGCGGTGGTGAACCCTGCCCTCTGCCAAGGTTGCGGCACCTGCGCCGCCACGTGTCCCGCGGGCGCCATTTCGGCGCTCCACTTCACCGACGAGGCCCTCGTGGCCCAGCTCGACGCCCTCCTGGCGTCCGTGGGGTGATACCATGAACACCGTTTCAACCACAACGGCCGACAGGGGGGCGCCGGCCCCGTTCGAACCCCGCATCGTGGCCTTCCTCTGCAACTGGTGCTCCTACGCGGGGGCGGACAATGCCGGCGTCGCCCGGATGAAATCGCCGGCGAACGTGCTGCCGGTCCGGGTCATGTGCTCCGGCCGGGTCTCGCCGGAACTCGTGCTGCGGGCCTTCCGGGCGGGCGCGGACGGCGTCCTCGTGCTGGGGTGCCACATCGGCGACTGCCATTACATCAGCGGCAACCACCGGACCGCGAAACGCATGCCGCTCGTGGAGAACCTCCTGGGCTACGTGGGGATCGACCCGCGGCGGCTCCGACTGGACTGGGTGTCCTCCGCCGAGGCCCCGCGGTTCGCGGAGGTCACCCGGGAGTTCGCGGAGACGGTGCGCGCCCTGGGGCCCGCCGCCGCGGAACTTCCCCAAGGCTGAGGAGGACGTCATGCCCAAACCGATTCAAGACCGGGTGGCCGAGCTGCTGGAAGGCCTGGACGGGTTCGTCGCGCTCCGGAAGACGGCGGCCGGCGTCGCCCCCCACCTGTTCAGGAAGGGGGACGACGTCTCCGGGCTGGTGCTGGCCCCGCGCTACCCGCTGGCGTCCGTGGTGGGCCTGATCCACAAGCGTCACCCTGCCGCCCGGATCGGCGTCGTGGCCCGCGCCTGCGACGTCCGGGCCCTGGTGGAGATGGCCACGCGCCGGCAGGTGGACCCCGGGCAGTTGTTCCTGCTCGCCGTGGCCTGTGACGGGGAGACGGCGGAGGCGTGTCACTGCGACCGGCCCGGCCCGGGCGTGGACGGTTGGCCCCACGCCGAGGTGATGGGTACACCAGGCCACACCGGAACGGTCCAGCCGCTCCTGGCCGGTTACGACGCCCTGACGCTGCCGGAGCGCCGCGCCTTCTGGCAGCGGCAGTTTCTCAAGTGCATCAAGTGCTACGGTTGCCGCAACATCTGCCCCGAGTGCTTCTGTGAGCAGTGCACCCTCGAGGACGAGACCTTCGTGGAAAAGGGCGTTGCCGCGCCGCCTTTCCCCATGTACCACCTCGTTCGCGCCATGCACATGGCCAGCCGGTGCGTGGGCTGCCACCTTTGCGAAGGGGCCTGCCCCGCGGGCATCCCCCTCACCGTGCTCTACGCGCTGATGCGAAGGGACGTGGAAAAACGGCTGGACTTCGTGCCCGGCGAGAGCCTCTCGGCGAGGCCGCCGCTGTCCCTGAGCCTGGCGGACGGCCCGCTTCACCTCGACGAATAAGGAGTCGTGATGGAATATCAGAACGTCCTCACCACCTGTTGCTACTGCGGAACCGGCTGCACCTTCTTCCTGCAGGTCCTCGACGGAGAGGTCGTGGGCGTGCTGCCCAACCGTGAACACCCCGTGAGCCTCGGGCGCCTGTGCCTGAAGGGATGGAACGCGGCGGCCCACGTCTCGCACGAGGACCGGCTGAAGACGCCCCTGGTCCGGCGCAACGGCGCCCTCGAGCCAGCCGCGTGGGACGAGGCCCTGGACCTCGTCGCCACCCGGCTGAACGCCCTGCGAGACACGCACGGGCCGGACGCCGTGGCGTACCTCGCCTCGGCCAAGTGCACGAACGAGGAGAACTACCTGCTCCAGAAGCTCGCGCGGGCGGTGGGGAAGACCAACAACATCGACCACTGCGCCCGGCTTTGACACGCTCCCACGGTGGCCGGTCTGGCCGCCTCGTTCGGAAGTGGGGCGATGACCAACTCCATCCCGGAGTTCAGCCGGGACACCGCGGTCTTCCTCGTCACCGGCAGCAACACCACCGAGGCCCACCCCGTCCTGGCCGCCCACCTCATGACGGCACAGGAGCGTGGCGCGAAACTCATCGTCATCGATCCGCGCCGCACCCAGATCGGGCGGATGGCGGACGTGTTCCTGCAACCCCGGCCCGGGACCGACGTGGCCTGGTTGAACGGGCTCATGAACGTCATCCTGGACGAGGGCATCGCCGCCGACGACTTCATCGCCGGGCGGACCGAGGGGTTCGAGGCACTCAAGGCCGCCGTGGCGGAGTACCCGCCGGAGAAGGTCCGGGACATCACCGGCATCCCGGCGGACGAGCTTCGGAAAGCCGCCCGGATGTACGCCGGGGGCAAGCCGGCGGCCATTCTCTACACCATGGGCATCACGCAGCACACCACGGGCGTGGACAACGTCAAGTCCTGCGCGAACCTGGCCATGCTCACCGGCAACATGGGCGTGAGCGGGGGGGGCGTCAACCCGCTCCGCGGCCAGAACAACGTCCAGGGCGCCTGCGACATGGGGGGGCTGCCGAACGTGTTCCCCGGCTACCAGGCGGTCACGTCGCCCGAGCTGAGGGCGAAGTTCGAGGCGGCCTGGGGCGTGACCGGCCTGCCCGAAAAAGCCGGTCTCACCATCCCCGACATGGTGGAGGGGGCGGGGGCCGGCACGGTGAAGGCCCTGTTCGTGCTCGGCGAAAACCCCATGCTCTCCGACCCCGACCTGAACCACGTTCGCCACTGCCTCGAGAAGCTCGATTTCCTGGTGGTGCAGGACATCTTCCTCACGGAGACCGCCGAACTGGCCCACGTGGTGCTCCCCGGGTCGACCTTCGCGGAGAAGGACGGGACCTTTTCCAACACCGAGCGGCGCATCCAGAGGGTCCGGAAGGCGGTGGAACCGCTCGGCGACGCCCGGCCGGACTGGCAGGTCCTGTGCGACCTGGGCCGGCGCATGGGCGGGACGGGCTTCGACTTCGCGTCCCCCGGGGAGGTCATGGCGGAGATCGCCCGCGTCACCCCCAGCTACGGCGGGGTCTCCTATGAGCGCCTGGAACGGGACGGGTGGCTGCACTGGCCGGTCCCCAACCCGGAGCACCCGGGGACGCCCTTCCTTCACAAGGACCGGTTCAGCCGGGGGCTCGGCCTGTTCCACGCCGTGAGGTACCAGCCGCCGGCGGAAGCCCCGGACAGCGCGTATCCCCTGGTCCTGACCACCGGGCGCTACGCCTCCCAGTACCACACCGGGACCATGACCCGCCGATCCGAAAAGCTCGAGCAGGAGCACCCCGAGGCCTGGTGCGAGATGAACCCCGACGATGCGGTCCGCGCGGGGCTTTCGGACCGGGAGACCGTCCGCGTGAGCAGCCGCCGCGGCGCCATCGAACTCGGGTTGCGGGTCACCCCGACCGCCCAGAGGGGCGTGGTCTTCATCCCGTTCCACTACCGGGAAGCCGCCGCGAACCTCCTCACCAACCCCGCGGCCGATCCCGTCGCCAAAATCCCCGAGTACAAGGTCTGCGCGGTGAAGGTGGAGGCTTTGCTGCCTGCGGAGGCGCACGCAGGGTGAGTCCCGGACCGCGGGTCCCGGGCACGATCACTGGGCTTGTTCCAGCAGGCGCTTGCTCGCGTCGTGGGCCGTCCCGGGGATGCAGCTCAGGGCGTGCTGGACAGCCTCGGGGTCCCGACGGGACGCCAGGATCAGCCGCAGGATGTCGAGGGCGTCCGCTTGGGCCGCCCGGCAGAGGGCGTCGGCGACCGCCTGGGGGGTCGGGCCCGCCTCCAGCATGATTCGCACCATCTCGGGGCGCTCCCGCCCGGCGGCGGTGGAGAAGGCCGAGGGTTGGTGAAGGCTGTCCGCCACTCTCACCCCGTTTTTCGTCGTGGTACTCTCGACGATCCGGGCGCTCACGTCGGCCCCTCTCGCGACGAGGTAGGCCACCACCCGGGTGTGACCGGCTTCCACGGCGGACATCAGGGGCGTGTAGGACGGCGGGGAGGTCATGTTGACAGGGACCATGATCGGCCCTCCGTGGGGCGAGACGAAACTGACCGGGTCGTGGAGATAGGCGTTGACGGGGACGCCCGCCTCCACCAGTTCCTTCACCTGGTCGAGCCGCCCGTACCAGCAGGCGTCGAGAAGCTTCCGAAGCTGCCGGCCCGTATCGGAGTTTTTCCGGTAGACCGTCAGGCCGTCGCTCGCGCTCTCGGCCCCGCCGGCGCTCGCCGCCGGGGCGACGTCGTCGTTGGTGAAAGTGGCCAGGGGCACGGTACGGGTCTCCGCCTTCCCGGGTGTCGCCGCCGGCTTGTCCTGGGCCGGCAACGGGGTGATGAAGAACCAGGTCACGATCAACACCCAAAGACGGGCGGCTTCTGCCGGTTTTCGCATGGGACCTCCTCGGCAAGGTTTCTTCAACTTTATCACGAGCGGGGAGAAGGCCGGGAAAAATCTCGAAGGAGGGTCAGCGGGACAAAGGAAAAGAGGGACCAAAACAACCATAGGAAAAATGCCGGCAGGGCGAACACCGCTCCGCGCCTGGGAGGGATATCCGCAAGGCCTCTCCCTGAAGCGCGGCAAGCCGGTGAAGGCGAGCTTTCGTGGCCCCTGGCCGCACCCCGGGCGCCCCGATTTTCTTTGCGGTCTTCGCGCCTTTGCGCGATCAAGATCCGGATCGGCTCCTGCTGCAAAGCTCGCAGAAGGAAGACGGCCCTGGCCGCGAATCATGTTCCAGACCGATGTGTAGGGAGATGGACTCAATTCAGGGTGCGTTTCCTCCCCCCGTTGCCGCGTTCCGGGGGCGGCGACGCGGGCGCCCGGAACGAACGGCACGCTGCACGTTCATGGCTGGCGCCCGCGTCTTGCCCCCGGCTGGGACGCCCCCTCCCCTTTGGGGAGGGTCAGGGCCCTCGAAGTGCCAACCCCGGTAGGGTTACGCGAACGTCCGATCCCGGTAGGGCTCCGCGAACGCCCGATCCCGGTTGAGGCGCTCGAGCGGGCGATCCCGATCGGGGGCCGCGAACGCCCGATCCCGATTTGATTTATACCCCCCCCGATTCCCCGAAGGGGAAAGGCGTTTCAGCCCGGGGCAAGCCGCGGACGCCGGGGAACTCAGGCACAAGCGCGAAAAAGTGACGGGCGTCCGCGGCGCCGCCCCGGGGACAAGACGTAGAATGGAGGGAGTTCAAGCTCAGGAGCGGGTCATGTGCGAATTCTGCATCAAGCACGGCGAGGGGGAGAAGTGGTATCTCCAGGCGAAGAACTACGCGGAGGACCTCCTCTCCGACATGAAACGACGCCGGATGATCGAAGGGTTCTCCAAAATGGACATCGGCACGATCCGGGAGAAGATCGGCCAGTTGGACCGCCTGCACCGGATGCCTGCCTTCGTCCGCCGGGTCATTACCCGGCGGATCACGAAAAAAATGAAAAAGCAGCACTTCGGCCAGGTGGTGCCCATCGAGGAGATCGAGCGCATCCTCGGCTTCGTCAACTCCATCGTCAGGGTGGGCTGCATCTGCCGGAAGATCGGCACCGGCAAGGAGCAGCGTTTCTGCTATGGCGTCAGCATGGGGCCCAACGGGGGCGAATTCGCCAAATTGTTCAAGGAGATCAGCCCCGATTTCCTTTCGGGTCCCGACGCCCTTTCAACCGAAAGCCTGACGAAGGAGGAGGCCTTGTCCGCGATGAGGGAGCACGAGAAGGAGGGCCTGTGTCACACGGTCTGGACCTTCCGGACACCCTTCATCGGAGGGATCTGCAACTGCGACCGGGCCGACTGCCTGGCCCTGAAGACGACCCTCACCCACGGGATCACCACCCTGTTCCGGGGGGAGTACGTGGCCGAGGTCGACCCCGAGGCCTGCGTGGGGTGCCGGGCCTGCATGCGGGTCTGTCAATTCGGGGCCATGGCCTACAGCGCCGGGGAGAAGAAAACGGTGGTCGACCGACGGCACTGCTACGGTTGCGGGATCTGCCGCTCGGTCTGCCCGAAAAACGCCATCGTGCTGCATGACCGCGCCGACACGGCCGACGTGGCGGAAGTGTGGTGAGGCGGTCCCCGCGAGAGTAAGGGGACGAGTCGGTTCAGCCTCACGCGAATGCGCGCGGTTCAGGGCTTCCGGTTCAGTCTCTCCGCCCGCCCATGAAGCGGAGGATGAACAGGAAGAGGTTGATGAAGTCGAGGTAGAGGGTCAGGGCGCCCAGGATGGCGGCCGACTGGGCCACGGATCCCTCGGCGCCGACGGAGGCGGACATCTGCTTGAGCTTGCGGGTGTCGTAGGCCGTCAGCCCCGTGAAGACGATGATGCCCACGCAGTTGATGACGAACTCCAGCATGTTGTTCCGCCAGAAGAGGCTGACCAGCATGGCCACCACGAGGCCGGTGAGCCCCATCGTGCAGAATGCCCCCAGGCCGTCCAGCGAGCGCCGGGTGGTCAGCCCGAAAAGCGACAGGGCGCCGAACATGGCCGCGCAGACCAGGAAGGCCGAGGCGATGGACTCCTGGGTGTAGACCAGCAGGATGACGGAGAGCGTCAGGCCGTTGAGCAGCGAATAGACGATGAACAGGAGGGACGCCACGGCGGGGGAGAGGCGCCGGATCATCGCGGAGATCACCAGCACCAGGACGAGTTCGCCGATGATCAGGCCGAAGAAGACGGCCTGGTTCCCGACGACCGCCCGGAGCAGCCCGGGCTCCGAGACGGTGTAGTAGGCCATGAGGGCGGTGAGGGCCAGCCCGAAGAACATCCAGCCGTAGACCCGCTGCAGGAAGCGGCGCGACGCCTCGGCCTGCTCGAAGGTCCCGACCGCCGGGTAGGGATTTTCGTAGGGGTTGTGCATGTGGGCCTCCGGTTGCATTTTTCCGCCCCTCGACCGAGGGACGGATGCAGGATACCATGCCCGTCAAGCGGGCCCGTCGGTTTGCCGCCGCCGGCTGCGGCCGCGGGGAAGGGGCTCTGGACGGGGCCGGCTCAGGGCTCCATGAACGTCAGGGCGCCTTCGAGGGCCGTGTAGTCGTCGAAGTTGCGGATGTCCGGGAACGCGCTGATGTGGCTGATCTTGGAAAAAGGAATGAACACCTGCGTCCGGGCGAACTCCACGTCCCCGGTCTTCTTGTTGGAGAGCGGGAACTGGTTGTGTTCAAAAAAGATGCCCTTGTCCTCGACCCCCGTGAGCTTCACGAAGATGAGGCGCGTGGGCCCCGGGGGCTCGAAACCCGTCACCACGAGCTTCTCGGTGAAGCCAATGTAGATGAACGAGCCGACCATGTCTTCCAGCTTGATGCCCGCCATGTCTTTTCCTCCAGGGTCTGTCTGCCCCCATTGTACACGCCGCGCCGCGGCTCCGCAACGCCTATCTCGCCGGGTGCCCCGGCAGGGTTGACTCCGAAACGCAGCCACCCCCGCACCGTTCGCGAAAGCCGCACGCCCGGGGGGAAGGGAATCCATGGATGTCAAGCTTCGTGTTGCTCGTGAGTTGAACGTCCCTGCTCAGTGGCCCCGGGCGTCGAGGGCTTCGAAGGTGTCGTTGGCGATGGGGTAGGGCTTGGGGGCCTGGTAGTCGAAGTGCCACCACTCCGCCTCGTAGACCTTGAAACCCTCCGTTTCCAGGACGCAGCGGAGCAGGTCCCGGTTCCAGCGTTCCAGGCCGGTCCCCCCGGTGTAGTCGACGGCGGCGCGGGGGGAGAACTCGTCGTACCCGCTGGGAAAGGGAACCGGTTTCCCCGTGCTCAGGTCGTAGAGGGAGACATCCACGGCGGTGCCCCGGTTGTGGCGGGACCCCCTGGCCGGGTCGGCGACGAATTCCCTCTGGTGGTCGGGGGTCGCGTCCCAGAACATCTTCGTGACGGACCAGGGCCGGTAGGCGTCGTGGATGATGAGCCCCAGCCCGTGAACCTCGAACCGCCGGGCGGCCCGGGCGAGGGCTTCCGTCACCGGGCGCTGAAGGAAGGCCCGGGCCGCGGGGTAGAAGGAAGCCCCGACGAAGTTGTCGGGGGTGGCGTAGCGGATGTCCAGGCGGACGTGGGGGACGAACTTTTCCGCGTCCACCCAGTCGGGGGTCGCGAAGGCGCCCGTCTCGACCGGGGGCGTCGCGGCGGCCGCTTCCCGGCGCAGGTCCTCCACCGGGCGCCGGGGGGTGATCCGGAAGGACCCGCCGCTCTCGGGGCCGAGGAAGTGCCGGGTGAACACCGCCTCTCCCAGGAGGCACTCCGCGGCCAGGCCCCGCCGGTCGCGGCGGAACTTCACTTCCATGGGTTGGAAGGCGCCCGGCATGCGGAGGCGGAAGCGGCCCTTGCCGGCGTCCTCCAGGAGGAACTCCCCCGTGAAGCGGGGCGGGGGGACGCGCTCCCCCTTCTTTCGGCCCGGGGTCTCCTTCGCTTTCTCCGACCCGGGGCCGGCTGACGGGGGGTGCGTGACGGCAGGGCTCCCGGGCGCCGGCCCCCCGGGGGCGGGCGGGGTGCCGCCGGCCAGCGAGACCAGGACGAGCCGGCCGTCCCGCTCGAGGACCCGGACCGAGACGTCCTCGAGGGTGTAATCGCCCGGAAGGCCGACCCACTCCTCCCGGGGCGGGGCCGGTTTCACCCGGGCGGGGCAGGGGACGGGCAACGTCCCCCGGATCGTTACGCCGGCCGGCGCCAGCACCCGGGGTCCGCTGATGGCAGGGGCCGAGAGCGCCCAGAGGACGAGGCCGAATCCGGCCCACTTTCCGACGAGGTTCTTCATCGTGTTCACTCCTGTCGTAACCCCGGGTTCCCGCCCTGCCGGAACGTTCCTCCCCAGGCGGCCGAGGGGGGCGTTGCGAGCGGGAAGCCCCTGCCGCCGGCCCCCGCGAACGCCCCCGGCCGTCCGGGGACGGGGGCAAGCGCCGGCGGAACGCTTCACACTCTAGCACAGACGGGGCCCTCGACGGAAACCATGATATAATCAAAGTCGTCGTCAACGCCCCATGCCCGGGAGGCATTGACGGACTTCCGGGAGGATCCCATGAAGCGAGCCTTTGCCGCCCTTTTTTCGCTCACCCTGTTCAGCCTCGCGGTCGCCCCTGCCCAGGACAAGCCTGCCGCCGACCCCAAGCCCGCGAAGCCGGTCCCCCTCCTCAGTCTCGAAGGGGCCCCGGAGCCCAGCCCGTACACTTCAACGGTCCACGCGCCGTCCGCGTCGAAGGCGGCGGACCCGAAGGCGTCCGCTTTCTACATTCCGTTCATCCGACTCCCCAACGGTCTACTGGCCGTGATGGTCCAGTTGAACGGCCGGAAGAGCGTCCCCTTCGTCTTCGACACGGGGGCGTCCGTGGTGACGGTCAGCGGCAGTGTGGCCGAGAGCGCCGACATCGAGATCGACAAGACCTCGGACATCCCCGTGGGGACCGCTTCCGGGAGGGTCATCTGTCACCCGGGGAAAGTAGAGTCTCTGAGCATCGGCGACCTCACCCTGGAGAACGTCCTGGTCCTGGTCAACCCGAAGTCCGACTACAACCTCTTCGGGCAGAACCTGAT
This is a stretch of genomic DNA from Acidobacteriota bacterium. It encodes these proteins:
- a CDS encoding retroviral-like aspartic protease family protein; protein product: MKRAFAALFSLTLFSLAVAPAQDKPAADPKPAKPVPLLSLEGAPEPSPYTSTVHAPSASKAADPKASAFYIPFIRLPNGLLAVMVQLNGRKSVPFVFDTGASVVTVSGSVAESADIEIDKTSDIPVGTASGRVICHPGKVESLSIGDLTLENVLVLVNPKSDYNLFGQNLISDYSYTIDNKRQVIILVPHSVATAPSPR
- a CDS encoding Bax inhibitor-1/YccA family protein: MHNPYENPYPAVGTFEQAEASRRFLQRVYGWMFFGLALTALMAYYTVSEPGLLRAVVGNQAVFFGLIIGELVLVLVISAMIRRLSPAVASLLFIVYSLLNGLTLSVILLVYTQESIASAFLVCAAMFGALSLFGLTTRRSLDGLGAFCTMGLTGLVVAMLVSLFWRNNMLEFVINCVGIIVFTGLTAYDTRKLKQMSASVGAEGSVAQSAAILGALTLYLDFINLFLFILRFMGGRRD
- a CDS encoding hydrogenase iron-sulfur subunit, producing the protein MNTVSTTTADRGAPAPFEPRIVAFLCNWCSYAGADNAGVARMKSPANVLPVRVMCSGRVSPELVLRAFRAGADGVLVLGCHIGDCHYISGNHRTAKRMPLVENLLGYVGIDPRRLRLDWVSSAEAPRFAEVTREFAETVRALGPAAAELPQG
- a CDS encoding 4Fe-4S dicluster domain-containing protein, with translation MPKPIQDRVAELLEGLDGFVALRKTAAGVAPHLFRKGDDVSGLVLAPRYPLASVVGLIHKRHPAARIGVVARACDVRALVEMATRRQVDPGQLFLLAVACDGETAEACHCDRPGPGVDGWPHAEVMGTPGHTGTVQPLLAGYDALTLPERRAFWQRQFLKCIKCYGCRNICPECFCEQCTLEDETFVEKGVAAPPFPMYHLVRAMHMASRCVGCHLCEGACPAGIPLTVLYALMRRDVEKRLDFVPGESLSARPPLSLSLADGPLHLDE
- the fdhF gene encoding formate dehydrogenase subunit alpha, with protein sequence MEYQNVLTTCCYCGTGCTFFLQVLDGEVVGVLPNREHPVSLGRLCLKGWNAAAHVSHEDRLKTPLVRRNGALEPAAWDEALDLVATRLNALRDTHGPDAVAYLASAKCTNEENYLLQKLARAVGKTNNIDHCARLUHAPTVAGLAASFGSGAMTNSIPEFSRDTAVFLVTGSNTTEAHPVLAAHLMTAQERGAKLIVIDPRRTQIGRMADVFLQPRPGTDVAWLNGLMNVILDEGIAADDFIAGRTEGFEALKAAVAEYPPEKVRDITGIPADELRKAARMYAGGKPAAILYTMGITQHTTGVDNVKSCANLAMLTGNMGVSGGGVNPLRGQNNVQGACDMGGLPNVFPGYQAVTSPELRAKFEAAWGVTGLPEKAGLTIPDMVEGAGAGTVKALFVLGENPMLSDPDLNHVRHCLEKLDFLVVQDIFLTETAELAHVVLPGSTFAEKDGTFSNTERRIQRVRKAVEPLGDARPDWQVLCDLGRRMGGTGFDFASPGEVMAEIARVTPSYGGVSYERLERDGWLHWPVPNPEHPGTPFLHKDRFSRGLGLFHAVRYQPPAEAPDSAYPLVLTTGRYASQYHTGTMTRRSEKLEQEHPEAWCEMNPDDAVRAGLSDRETVRVSSRRGAIELGLRVTPTAQRGVVFIPFHYREAAANLLTNPAADPVAKIPEYKVCAVKVEALLPAEAHAG
- a CDS encoding M15 family metallopeptidase, with amino-acid sequence MKNLVGKWAGFGLVLWALSAPAISGPRVLAPAGVTIRGTLPVPCPARVKPAPPREEWVGLPGDYTLEDVSVRVLERDGRLVLVSLAGGTPPAPGGPAPGSPAVTHPPSAGPGSEKAKETPGRKKGERVPPPRFTGEFLLEDAGKGRFRLRMPGAFQPMEVKFRRDRRGLAAECLLGEAVFTRHFLGPESGGSFRITPRRPVEDLRREAAAATPPVETGAFATPDWVDAEKFVPHVRLDIRYATPDNFVGASFYPAARAFLQRPVTEALARAARRFEVHGLGLIIHDAYRPWSVTKMFWDATPDHQREFVADPARGSRHNRGTAVDVSLYDLSTGKPVPFPSGYDEFSPRAAVDYTGGTGLERWNRDLLRCVLETEGFKVYEAEWWHFDYQAPKPYPIANDTFEALDARGH
- a CDS encoding 4Fe-4S binding protein; the encoded protein is MCEFCIKHGEGEKWYLQAKNYAEDLLSDMKRRRMIEGFSKMDIGTIREKIGQLDRLHRMPAFVRRVITRRITKKMKKQHFGQVVPIEEIERILGFVNSIVRVGCICRKIGTGKEQRFCYGVSMGPNGGEFAKLFKEISPDFLSGPDALSTESLTKEEALSAMREHEKEGLCHTVWTFRTPFIGGICNCDRADCLALKTTLTHGITTLFRGEYVAEVDPEACVGCRACMRVCQFGAMAYSAGEKKTVVDRRHCYGCGICRSVCPKNAIVLHDRADTADVAEVW